The sequence below is a genomic window from Paenibacillus silvisoli.
AATACGTCCTCCATCGCTCTCGCTTGCTCCATAAGCTGAACGTAATTCGTTTTTCCCGTGCCGAGAATCGGGATTTCCGGTTGAAAAACAAGCTGCGACGGGATATAGAGCGACGACATTTTCTGCTGCTTAATGTATTTCTTCAACAGGCCTAAGTCCGCGTCTTCCTTGGTCGTGAAGAGGACGACGCGCTCTCCCTTCCTGCTGTCCGGCACCGATACCGCATAGAAGCCGGTATGCTCGAAGCAGCTGCTCGCAAGCTTCTCGACATGGCCTAAAGCAACCATCTCGCCCGCGATTTTGGCGAACCGCTTGAGCCGCGATTGAATGGAAATAAACCCTTCCTCGTCGACCGTGACGACGTCTCCGCAGTCATGCCAGCCATCGCATGGCACGAACCCTTTGCCGTGAATCAGATAGCCCTTCATCACGTTCGGCCCTTTCACTACAAGCGTACCGCCGACCGCAATCCCTTCGACAGGACTGACTTTATACTCCATGCCAGGCAAAATCCGCCCAACCGTGCCCGCTCTGCGCACATCCGGCGTATTCGTGGAAATAACGGGAGACGTTTCCGTGACGCCGTAGCCTTCATAAATATGAATTCCGAACCGGTCCTGCCACAGCTTGGCGACCTCTTCCTTCAGCTTCTCCGCCCCCGCAATGACAAGGCGAAGCGATGCAAAATCACCCTCCCCGGCATTCGCGCCATAGCCTTCGAAGAAGGTGGAGGTGCCGGCAATGATCGTCGCCTTCGTTTTCCGGATCGCGTTCGGAATTTCTCTGTAGTGCAGCGGATTCGGGTACAGATAGACCGGTAAATCGTTGATCGCGCCGAGAATGACTAGAATGAGTCCGAAGCAATGGAACATCGGCAGCGCATTAAAAATGAGATCCTTCTGCATATTGAAATCGATAATCGAGAGCAGCTGGTTCACGTTCGCAAACAAATTATCGTGCGTGAGCACAACGCCTTTCGGTTTACTCTCCGTGCCGGAAGTAAATAGAATAATTTCATTGGATGAATGGGAAACCCTCTTCTTGAGCGCATAGTGGAGAATCCCGTTTAATTTGTGCATGAGATTGACCTGGCGCTGAATGTCTTCCAAGTAGATGAAGGTAACGGAGGAAGACAGATGTTTGACGATCGCGTCCAGACCGCCCTTCTCGATAAAAGCTTTGGAGGTGATCACCCGCTTCACCCCGGCCGTCGCGCAGCAGTCCGCAATGGATTCGGCCCCCATCGAGAAATTCAGCATGCAAGGCGTAACGCCTAGCTTAAATAACGAAAACAACGTCACGACGTTGCCGATGACGTTCGGCATAAGCACGCCGACTTTTTGCTGTCCGCCAAGATGCTCCTTCAGAATAGCGCTTACAACTTGGATCGAAATAAGCAGCTTCTTATAATTCACCCTGCCGAGCGGATCTTCAATAATCGTTGTCGTTCTTCCCTTTTCCGCGCAGGCGAGGAGCTCATTATAGAGGTTCACATTGCGCTTGCCCCCCATGCGGGCAAGAAAAGCGGCTTCGATAACGGCTGGATCGGAAAATGAAGCTTGCCTCATGAGATGACCCCTTCTCTATATGAAAACTGAAACGGCTGCTATGCGGCAGCCGTTTATCTTTCGCGCTCTCATTGCTTGTTACTTCTTAAAATAATATCTCCGATAGTTATTGATATGACCGTAGTAGTACCGCGAGACCCGCAAAATCCGTTTCAGGTTCAAGTCCTTGCTGTACCACAGCGACTTGAGTACCTTCTTCTGCTTGTACAGCTGCTCGATTTCCGCGGATAGAGCCGGATTGGATACATATTTACGAAGAACAGCCTTCGGCACGTTCGTCCAGAGCGCTGTTTTATCGCTGAATACGCAAGTCGTGTTTTTGCCGTATACAACGTTGTCGATCAGCGCGGCGATCATATTCAATCCTGCCGCTCTGACGAAGAAGCTGCTTCGGCCCAGTCTCGGATTGATTTCGAACAGCATGTACTTGCCCGTTCTGCTGTCGAACTTCATGTCGATATTGGAGAACCCGACATAGCCGATCTCCTCAAGGAAGGCTTTGATCTTCTCGTAGATGTCCCGATCGGAACGGGAAATAATCGCCGCGTAGTTGCCCAGCGTTTTGGGCGCATACTCCTCGAGCACCGGCTGGCCGAGACACATCATTTTCACGTTTCCGTTGTCGTCGGAGAAGGAATTGATCACCCGCATCGAGCTGTCGTCGCCCGGAATGAATTCCTGAATGATCAGCTTCCCTTTGTAGTCGGAGCCGTTCATGCTTTTGACCATCGTGATGTAATCTTCCTTGGCATTGAAGAAGAACACCTTCATCTTGCCTTCGAAGTGACAGTGCAAATAGTCGTAGGCGTTGCTGTTCTCCGGCTTTACGACGATCGGGAATTGGAAATCCATCTGATCCAGCGCGCGTTCGCGTTCGTGCGGCTCGGCGACGATCGTTTTCGGATAATCCAATCCATGCTTTTCGCACAGCTTGTAAAATTTATCTTTCGTATCCAGCGTATCCAGGAGCGCTTCGGAAATAAAATGGTTCGCGATAAGACCTTTGAATGTATCATAGTGACGCGACAGCATGCCGGCGTAGTAATCCGAGCAAGGAATGACGATCAGCTTTCTGTTCGGAGCCGCGTGTTTTTCCAGTATCTGAAGCAAAGCGCCCGGAAATACGTCTTCGTGGTCGAATCCATCGATCTGAACGAGATCAAACAATTTGCTGTTCATCGTCGGAATCAACAGCCGCGCGCATAGCAGCAGCGGCTTCTTGTCGTAAGCCTCATGAATCAGCCTTACGTTTCCGTACGCATTATCATCGCTTCCGAGTATAATCGGCAAAAAATCGGTAGTATTCATCGTTTATATGTTCTCCTTGTGCCACATGTTCAACAACCATTCTTCCCATTATAGCACATGCGGCAACGGCCCTGTTTCGATACGAAACGGGGCTTTTGAACTTTATTTTGGCTATCCAAATTTTTCATTGGATAGACGAGGGTTCTTCGCATATAATATGAGAACAAATGTTCTTATAGCGAGTGGTTAACCAATACTGAATAAGCCGGTGAAGCGATATGCAATCCAACCAAAAATCGATTATGCTCATCGATTGCCAATCCTTCTATGCCAGTGTTGAAAAAGCGACGCATCCGGAGTACGCCAACAAGCCGGTCGCCGTCGCTGCCGATCCCGAGAGACGCTCAGGCATCGTCTTGGCTGCATGCCCCATCGCCAAAGCCTTCGGCGTCAGTACGGCCGAGCGGCTGTCCGAGGCTACTGCCAAATGCCCGCAGCTCGTCGTCATTCGTCCGCGCATGCAGACCTACATCAGCGTTTCGCTGCTCATTACCAAGCTGTATGAGTCTTTTACGCCGCTAGTCGAACCGTTCAGCATCGATGAACAATTTCTTGATGTTTCAGGCAGTCTGGCTTTGTTCGGCTCGCCGGTCGAGATCGCGAAGCAAATTCAGAACTCGGTGATGCTTTCGACCGGCGTCTGGACTCGCGCGGGAATCGGCCCCACCAAGATTTTGGCCAAGATGGCCACGGACAATTTCGCCAAGAAAAACCCGGACGGCATTTTCACCCTATCCAGCGAAAATCTAGAGTCGACCTTATGGCCCCTTCCGATCCACGACATGTTCATGGTCGCATCGCGCATGACCGCACATTTTATGCGCATGGGGATTCACACCATCGGCGATCTGGCACGCTTAGAATTACCTGAATTTAAACGCCGCATGCGTTCGCGCATGGGACGGCAGAGCGACATCAAAGCCACGTACTACTGGCAAACCGCGCGCGGCATCGATCCCAGCCCTGTCGCGCTGAACTCGGTCTCCAAGCCCAAATCGATCACGCGAGGGCGCGCGCTGCCCTGGAGGAGCTATCAAACGCTCGCGGATATCGAGCCGTTGCTGCTCGAGCTGGTCATCGAGGTTTGCCGAACGAGCCGGCACCATAATTATCATGGCAGGACCGTGACCGTGAGCGCGGGGACGACGAACGGGGAAAATTCGCGAGGGTTCAGCCGTCAAACGACGCTGAGCGATCCGAGCTGCCTGGAGCATCACTTGATTACGGCCGCGCACAACGTATTTTTGGAGCATTGGAACGGAGACCCGTTGACGCATTTGGCCGTGGATTTATCGAAGCTGAGCGACAACTCCGTGTATCAGCTGGATCTGTTCGAGGATCTTCCGAAGCATCGCAGGCTTGCGGCAGTCAAGGACGCCATCAAGAACCGGTATGGAGAAGCGGCGATTCTAAGCGCGGCATCGCTGCTGAAGTCGGGGCAGGCACGCGAGCGGGCTAATAAGATAGGAGGGCATTACAAGTGAGCATACTCGAGGGAAACGGACGGTGGACGACGAAATTCATGTCGCCCGAGCACAAAGAGCAGTACCTGGAGCAGCAGGATGATCAGCTGCAGCTGCAGCCGAAGCCGCAGGCGCTGTCGCAGCACATCATGGGGACGGTTCGCGATTCGGTCCTGCTCCCGATGATGATGTCGATCATTGAGAAGAATCGGCAAGAAATCGATCGCTCGAGCTATTCCTTAAAAGGCCTGTACACGGCATCGGCCGATGCGCTGCTCGACTTTGTCCATGCCGATCTGGTCAAGGTCAAGAAGGAGCTGCGCGAGCTGCACATCAAGGTGATTGAAGATGACCGCATCGACGACGCCATTCATTATCGGTTTATTTACAAAGGCTACGAGCACAAATTCGCCTTGATGCGGTTCGTCGTGCGCTCCGAAATCAGCGTCCGGTTAGGGCGATATATTGCTTCGCTGTTTAAGCGCGAGATCGTGTAGACCTACCAATCCAGCCATGCCGCTGCAAGTTGCTCATTAGGCGCCGGGGCGCGGCTCGTATGCTAACGGTTGCCACGCACGTTATTTAGCCATAAAAGGCCTTTTTGAATTTCTAACGGATGTCAGGAACGTAATTTGACGATTTCGACAGTGAATGGTGCCGATTGCGGCCAAATAAGCTCTGTGGCAACCGTTAGCTATCAAAAAGGGCTGTTTTTATGCAATTAATCGCTGGTGCAACCGTTAGATGCTTCAGGCGGTCTCTCAATCGCCGCCACATGCTAGCGACAAGCCAGCCCGATTGAGTTGGTTAACAAATGAGAAACCCGCCGTTTTTTCACGGCGGGTTTTTCTACAATCTGAGACTCTTTCGAGAGTCTCTTTTTTGCTTTATTTCTTCCTACTGAGCCGGCCTCCGTTTACTTCGTACACCTGATCGGCGACGTTCTCCAGCAGACGGGAATCGTGCGTAATAAACAAGATGGTTCCCGTATATTGCTTCATCATCGTTTCGAGCGCTTCTAAGGCGTGGATATCGAGAAAGTTGCTCGGTTCGTCCATAAGCAATAGGTTATAGCGGCCCAGCAGCAATTTGGAAAGCTGCAGTTTAATGATTTCGCCTCCGCTCAGTACGCAAAGCTCTTTATTCACGTCCTGATAAGAGAAGCCCATCGACGAAAGCACGGCGCGGATGTCGGACACGGAGTAATCGCAGTCTCTCTGCATAAACGCCATGACGTTCTGGTTAAGCTCGAACTTATACCCGTTCTGGACAAAATAGCCGACCTCCGCCTTCGGCGATAAAACGATTCCGTGATCCCGGTCGCGGATCATGTTGAACAGCGTGGTTTTGCCGGATCCATTCGCGCCGGTAATCGCGATTTTAGCTCCGAGCGGGAATTGAAAGGAGGCGTTGTCGAAAATGATGCGGTCTCCGAATCTTTTGCAAATCTCATTCCCGATAAT
It includes:
- a CDS encoding AMP-binding protein, producing the protein MRQASFSDPAVIEAAFLARMGGKRNVNLYNELLACAEKGRTTTIIEDPLGRVNYKKLLISIQVVSAILKEHLGGQQKVGVLMPNVIGNVVTLFSLFKLGVTPCMLNFSMGAESIADCCATAGVKRVITSKAFIEKGGLDAIVKHLSSSVTFIYLEDIQRQVNLMHKLNGILHYALKKRVSHSSNEIILFTSGTESKPKGVVLTHDNLFANVNQLLSIIDFNMQKDLIFNALPMFHCFGLILVILGAINDLPVYLYPNPLHYREIPNAIRKTKATIIAGTSTFFEGYGANAGEGDFASLRLVIAGAEKLKEEVAKLWQDRFGIHIYEGYGVTETSPVISTNTPDVRRAGTVGRILPGMEYKVSPVEGIAVGGTLVVKGPNVMKGYLIHGKGFVPCDGWHDCGDVVTVDEEGFISIQSRLKRFAKIAGEMVALGHVEKLASSCFEHTGFYAVSVPDSRKGERVVLFTTKEDADLGLLKKYIKQQKMSSLYIPSQLVFQPEIPILGTGKTNYVQLMEQARAMEDVLA
- a CDS encoding carboxylate--amine ligase, with the protein product MNTTDFLPIILGSDDNAYGNVRLIHEAYDKKPLLLCARLLIPTMNSKLFDLVQIDGFDHEDVFPGALLQILEKHAAPNRKLIVIPCSDYYAGMLSRHYDTFKGLIANHFISEALLDTLDTKDKFYKLCEKHGLDYPKTIVAEPHERERALDQMDFQFPIVVKPENSNAYDYLHCHFEGKMKVFFFNAKEDYITMVKSMNGSDYKGKLIIQEFIPGDDSSMRVINSFSDDNGNVKMMCLGQPVLEEYAPKTLGNYAAIISRSDRDIYEKIKAFLEEIGYVGFSNIDMKFDSRTGKYMLFEINPRLGRSSFFVRAAGLNMIAALIDNVVYGKNTTCVFSDKTALWTNVPKAVLRKYVSNPALSAEIEQLYKQKKVLKSLWYSKDLNLKRILRVSRYYYGHINNYRRYYFKK
- a CDS encoding DNA polymerase IV yields the protein MQSNQKSIMLIDCQSFYASVEKATHPEYANKPVAVAADPERRSGIVLAACPIAKAFGVSTAERLSEATAKCPQLVVIRPRMQTYISVSLLITKLYESFTPLVEPFSIDEQFLDVSGSLALFGSPVEIAKQIQNSVMLSTGVWTRAGIGPTKILAKMATDNFAKKNPDGIFTLSSENLESTLWPLPIHDMFMVASRMTAHFMRMGIHTIGDLARLELPEFKRRMRSRMGRQSDIKATYYWQTARGIDPSPVALNSVSKPKSITRGRALPWRSYQTLADIEPLLLELVIEVCRTSRHHNYHGRTVTVSAGTTNGENSRGFSRQTTLSDPSCLEHHLITAAHNVFLEHWNGDPLTHLAVDLSKLSDNSVYQLDLFEDLPKHRRLAAVKDAIKNRYGEAAILSAASLLKSGQARERANKIGGHYK